In Ochotona princeps isolate mOchPri1 chromosome 33, mOchPri1.hap1, whole genome shotgun sequence, one DNA window encodes the following:
- the ONECUT3 gene encoding one cut domain family member 3, with protein sequence MELSLESLGGLHGVAHAQAGELLSPGHARSAAAQHRGLVAPGRPGLVAGMASLLDGGGGGGGGAGGAGAAGGAGSGADFRGELAGPLHPAMGMACEAPGLGGTYTTLTPLQHLPPLAAVADKFHQHAAAAAVAGAHGGHPHAHPAAAPPPPPPPQRLAASVSGSFTLMRDERAALASVSHLYGPYGKELPAMGSPLSPLPNALPPALHGAPQPPPPPPPPPPLAAYGAPGHLAGDKLLPPGAFEPHAALLGRAEDALARGLPGGGSGAGGGGASGGGAAGLLAPLGGLAAAGAHGPHAGGGGGPGSGGNGGGPGAGAAAEEINTKEVAQRITAELKRYSIPQAIFAQRILCRSQGTLSDLLRNPKPWSKLKSGRETFRRMWKWLQEPEFQRMSALRLAACKRKEQEQQKERALQPKKQRLVFTDLQRRTLIAIFKENKRPSKEMQLTISQQLGLELNTVSNFFMNARRRCVNRWADEPGATPAGPAAAAAATFSKA encoded by the exons ATGGAGCTGAGCTTGGAGAGCCTGGGGGGCCTGCACGGCGTGGCCCACGCGCAGGCAGGCGAGCTGCTGAGCCCCGGCCACGCGCGCTCGGCGGCGGCGCAGCACCGCGGCCTGGTGGCGCCGGGGCGCCCGGGCCTGGTGGCGGGCATGGCGAGCCTGTtggacggcggcggcggcggtgggggCGGCGCCGGGGGAGCCGGAGCTGCGGGCGGCGCAGGTAGCGGCGCCGACTTCCGCGGGGAGCTAGCCGGCCCGCTGCACCCAGCCATGGGCATGGCCTGCGAGGCGCCCGGGTTGGGCGGCACTTACACGACGCTGACGCCCCTGCAGCACCTGCCTCCACTCGCCGCCGTGGCCGACAAGTTCCACCAGCACGCGGCGGCCGCGGCCGTGGCCGGGGCGCACGGCGGCCACCCCCACGCGCACCCGGCGGCCGCACcgccccctccacccccgccgcAGCGCCTGGCGGCCAGCGTGAGCGGCAGCTTCACCTTGATGCGCGACGAACGCGCGGCGCTCGCCTCCGTAAGCCACCTCTACGGGCCCTACGGCAAGGAGCTGCCCGCCATGGGATCGCCGCTGTCGCCGCTGCCCAACGCGCTGCCACCGGCGCTGCACGGCGCCCCGCagccgccgcccccgcccccgccgcccccgccgctgGCCGCCTACGGCGCACCTGGCCACCTGGCTGGGGACAAGCTGCTGCCGCCTGGCGCCTTCGAGCCGCACGCCGCACTCCTGGGGCGCGCCGAGGACGCGCTGGCCCGCGGGCTGCCCGGAGGGGGCAGCGGcgctggcggcggcggcgcgaGCGGCGGGGGCGCCGCGGGGCTGCTGGCGCCCCTAGGCGGGCTGGCTGCGGCCGGGGCGCACGGGCCACACGCGGGCGGTGGCGGTGGTCCGGGCAGCGGCGGCAACGGCGGTGGCCCGGGCGCGGGCGCAGCGGCCGAGGAGATTAATACCAAGGAAGTGGCGCAGCGCATCACGGCCGAGCTGAAGCGCTACAGTATCCCGCAGGCCATCTTCGCGCAGCGCATCCTGTGCCGCTCGCAGGGAACCCTCTCCGACCTGCTGCGCAACCCCAAGCCCTGGAGCAAGCTCAAGTCGGGCCGAGAGACCTTCCGCAGGATGTGGAAGTGGCTGCAGGAGCCTGAGTTCCAGCGCATGTCGGCGCTACGCCTAGCAG CTTGCAAGCGcaaggagcaggagcagcagaaggAGCGCGCGCTGCAGCCCAAGAAGCAGCGGTTGGTGTTCACCGACCTGCAGCGGCGCACGCTGATCGCCATCTTCAAGGAGAACAAGCGGCCGTCCAAAGAAATGCAGCTCACCATCTCGCAGCAGCTCGGCCTGGAGCTCAACACCGTGAGCAACTTCTTCATGAACGCGCGGCGCCGCTGCGTCAACCGCTGGGCCGACGAGCCGGGCGCGACTCCCGCGGgccccgccgctgccgccgccgccacctTCTCCAAGGCCTGA